The Streptomyces diastaticus subsp. diastaticus genomic interval ACGCTCGGTAGACCGGACCTTGGCGGCCGGCACCGTCAGCCCGGCCCAGCTCGACATGCTCGACGAGCAGGTGCTCTGGGCTCGGGAGCAGTACGTCTACACGGCACCCACCACCATGCTCAAGGTGCTCCTGGATCACCTGACGGAGGTGGAGGACCTCGCAGGGCAGAGACAGCCAGCGGCGGTCCAGGTTCGGTTGTCCGAGCTGACTGCCATGCTTGCCACATTGATCGCCGACGCCTTGATGAAGCTCGGGCACCTGCCACGGTCCCGCTCGTGGTATGCCACGGCGAGGCATGCCGCTGACGACAGCGGTAATGGGGAACTGCGTGCTCGCGTACGCGCTCAGGCCGCGATGCTTCCCTTCTACTACGGCCCTCTCGAAGCGGCGGTCGCTCTTGCGCGGGAAGCCCGGATCATCAGCCGCGGACGCCCCAGCACCACGGCCGCCTTTGCCTCTGCCGCCGAAGCTCGTGCACTGGCCAAACTGGGAGACGCCGATGGTGCCGAGACGGCCCTTCGCCGGGCTGCCGCCGCCTTCGAGCAGAGCGGGGCTGGAGGTTCCGCCGACAACGACGCCTTCGGCTTCCCCGAGCGACGCTTTCGGCTGTACCAGAGTGGAACCCTGACCGCCCTGGGCAAGACGAGCCAGGCACGCCGCGTCCAGGAGACCGCACTGCACCTCTACCCGTCGAAGACCGGCATCGATCCGGCGCTGCTCACTCTGGAGTCAGCGCTGTGCCTCGCTCACGACCGCAGCGCGAGCGAAGCCTGCCAACTGGCGGCCGCCACCCTCCTGCGGGTCGCCCCCGAACACCGCACCCCGATCGTGGAGGAGCGAGCCCGGGAGATCATCGGCGCTCTCCCGCGAGGGGCAGAGTCCATCCGCGCAGCCGTCGATCTGCGGGAAATTCTTGCGCTCCCGCCCGGGCAGATGTGACAGCACCCCCGGGTATCGGTGAGCCTGTGCCCTATGACACACGCTGCGCCGGCCCCCGGCGGGTACGACGAGTCCGAACTGCGCCAAGTCCTGGAGCGGGGGTGCACGGAGGTCGGGCTTGATTGCTCCGACGCTCGCCTTCTCCGAGGACACACCAACGCTGTCTATCTCCTGGAGCGAGAGAGAACCGTCGTCAAGATCGCCCGACGTGGATCACGAATCGAGGGCGTCGAACGAACCGTCCGGTTCGTTCGATGGCTCATGAGCCTCGACTTCCCCACCGCCCCCCTCCACCCCGCCGATCAGCCCGTTGTCGTCGATCAACACGCGGTCACCTTCTGGCACTACCTGCCCCAGCCCTCTCACCCCGTCGCAGCCTCCCAACTGGCCGATCCATTGCGCGCACTTCACGCGCTGCCGAGCCCCCCGGTGCCCCTGCCAGCCCACGACAACCTTGCTGCCATTCGGCGCTCGCTCTCCAGGATCACCTGTCTGTCGACCGACGCGCTGGAGTTCTTGAATGAGTACGCAGCCCAGCTTGAGACCCACCTTGAAGGTGTGCAGTACGAACTCCCCGGAGGCGTGATTCAAGGAGACCCGCAGCATCGCAATGCTCTGCACCTCGACGGCGCGGCCGTGCTGTGCGACTGGGACACAGTGGCCCTGGGGCAGCCGGAGTGGGACCTGGTCACCGTGGAAGTGCACTGCCGGCGCTTCGGATACGGAAAGCAGCACTACAAGGCTTTCGCGGACGCGTACGGCTGGGACGTCACACGCCTTCCCGACTACCGCACTCTGGCAGCCATCCGAGAGCTACGGATGATCACGACGAACGCCAGAAAAGTGCGACACGCCCCAGGCAGCTTGATAGAAGTCCAACGCCGCGTGGAAGGGCTGCGCCGCAACGATCAACTCCTCGAATGGAACATCCTTTGAGACGTGGGTGATCCCGTACGCATGCCGTGTCTCCGCCTGATTGAGGAAGCGAAGCCCCTGGCGACCGGTCGACTGCGTGCAGGGCGGCGCGGCCGAGAGCCGCAGCACCTGGACAGAAGCCCGCACATGCCCCCTCCTCGGTGGCTTGAGGGGCCGCGAGCGCCGCACTACGCGGAACCGATACGCCGTGTTGGCCTGCTGGCCGGTGGAGCGACGGTGGCTGCCGGACGGATGTAACCGGTTACGGAAATGTCCGGAGGACACCACTCCACCTTGCCTCGGACTGTTCCGTCGTCCAGAAGCCCCAGCGGGTCCACGGCCTCGCCGTCGAACCCGAGCAGCATGGTGTAGGGCCCGCAGGGTCGCCAGTAGCAGCACATGCCCGTGACTAAGAGGTCCTAACAAAGGCGTTGGACGTGGCGGTGGGTGATGAGGCAGGTGGCGAGTCCGAGGAAGGCTTCGTGGATGTCGTCGCGTCGTTCCCAGCGGATGCGCAGTCGGCGGAAGCCGTGCAGCCAGGCGATCGTGCGCTCGACCACGTAGCGGAAGACGCCCAGGCCGGAGCCGTGCTCGACGCCTCGTTCAGCGATGACCGGCCGGATCCCGCGCTGTCGCAGCAGGCGGCGGTACTTGTCGTGGTCGTAGCCGCGGTCGGCGAGGAGTGCGTCTGGCCGGTGTCTGGGCCGGCCGACGGTGCCCGCCACGGCCGGAACCTTGTCCAGCAGCGGCAGCAGCTGGGTGACGTCGTTGCGGTTTCCGCCGGTCAGCGACACCGCGAGCGGGATGCCCTGGCCGTCGGTGAGGACGTGGTGCTTGCTGCCCGGTCGTGCGCGGTCGACCGGGCTGGGGCCGCTTTTGGGCCGCGCCGAGCGGCCCGGACGTGGGAGGAGTCGATCACCGCCCGGGACCAGTCGAGCTTCTTCGCGGCCCGCAGCTTCTTCAGCAGCACCAGGTGCAGTGCGTCCCACACGCCAGCTTCGTTCCAGGCGGCCAGACGCCGCCAGCACGTCATCCCCGAGCCAAAGCCCAGCTCCTGGGGCAGGTACTCCCACTGAATGCCGGTGTGCAGCACGAACAGGATTCCGCACAGTGCCTGCCGGTCCGGGACCCGCGGCCTGCCCTCCACCTGCTTAGGTCCCGGCTCGGGCAACAACGGCTCGATGAGCGACCATAGTTCGTCCGACACGACCCAGGGCCGCGACTGTCGTTTCCCCACGAACGGACCAACGACCACTCAAGCCGGAAGTCACATGATCAACAACTTCTGTTAGGACCTCTAAGCGGGGACGACGTTGAGGTCATCGGCGTCGAGTGGGAAGTGTCGGCGTCCGTCTCCGGGGGGCCGCTGCGTGCACAGCAGCCCCGCACGAGCGAAGGTGACGGCTACCCTGATCATCTGTGGCGCCACGACGCTCCGCGCCTTACGACACCGCGGTGCTGGTGCAGGTCTCGGAGCGGTTGTACGAGCAGGGCACCGCCGAGGTGCGGCTGCGAACGGTGGAGCCCGGAGAATGACACGAAGGTGAATCCCATGGCTGTCTCTGCCCCGGTCAGCGGGGCAGAGACAGCGTCATGTTCACGGGACGAGCTGTCCCTCGGCAAAGGCGTGAGCAGAAGGGCGCTGGTTCAGTGTCGGGTGCGTCGTGGCGGTGTTCGCGTTCCGCCACAGGCGGAGGAGCGGACCTGGTGTCCTGGCTGCCCGGGCCCCGGCCTCGGGAACAGGTGGTTGGCTGCCACGAGGAGCAGGTCGGCCGAGGCCGCGCGCCGCACGGCGTCGCGCCTGCGGGGAGGGGAACCGGGCACGTAGGCAGGTAGGAAGGACGGTTCCGTCACTGTGTGGTGGGTTCGATCATTACCAGGTTGTCAGGTCGTCGACCCTGGACCGCGCAGTCAACTGCCGCACCCGGCGGCCGATCGGGGGCGCCCCGCCAGGAACGCCAGCGTGACGCCGTTGACGGCGGCGGCCAAGGCGCTCGGGATGCTCCAGCCCGATGCCAGCAGCCGGGACGCGAAGAACGCCCTCCCGAGGTAGCTGGCCCGCCGCAGACCGCTTGCTGGTCCAAGCCGTAGCCTGAGCGCCCGGCTCCTCGTCTCACATTGAGCTTCTTCAGCGTTGCCGCTCCAGTGTGAGGACTGCTTTGGCGATTGACGTCATGCGGTTGGGGCTGCATCGGGCCCTGCGGAAGATCCGCCAGGACTTCAGCCTTGCGACCCCGCGTTCGACGGGTGCTCGCGCTGCGGCCAGTGCTTGATTGAGGGTCTTTTCGGTGGGGGTGAGTTCCTGCAGGGGCCTGCGTTTGATGCCGGTGGTCAGCCACGGGCCGGCGCCCTGGTAGGCGAGATCGGCCAGGATCGGGACGCCCTGGCGCTCGCAGATCCGGATGATCCGGTGGGTGCGGGCGGCGGTCAGGTCGTGGGTGCGGCCCGGCAGGGCGGGCGAGAGCCACAGCAGCCGGCCGCCGGGGTCGGTGACGACCTGCACGTTCACGCCGTGGCGCCGGTGTTTGTGGGAGTAGTCGGCCCGGCCGTCGCCGACCCGGTCGCATTCGGAGAGGGTGCCGTCGAGCAGGACGAAGTCGGG includes:
- a CDS encoding XRE family transcriptional regulator, which translates into the protein MDAARRSVDRTLAAGTVSPAQLDMLDEQVLWAREQYVYTAPTTMLKVLLDHLTEVEDLAGQRQPAAVQVRLSELTAMLATLIADALMKLGHLPRSRSWYATARHAADDSGNGELRARVRAQAAMLPFYYGPLEAAVALAREARIISRGRPSTTAAFASAAEARALAKLGDADGAETALRRAAAAFEQSGAGGSADNDAFGFPERRFRLYQSGTLTALGKTSQARRVQETALHLYPSKTGIDPALLTLESALCLAHDRSASEACQLAAATLLRVAPEHRTPIVEERAREIIGALPRGAESIRAAVDLREILALPPGQM
- a CDS encoding phosphotransferase family protein encodes the protein MTHAAPAPGGYDESELRQVLERGCTEVGLDCSDARLLRGHTNAVYLLERERTVVKIARRGSRIEGVERTVRFVRWLMSLDFPTAPLHPADQPVVVDQHAVTFWHYLPQPSHPVAASQLADPLRALHALPSPPVPLPAHDNLAAIRRSLSRITCLSTDALEFLNEYAAQLETHLEGVQYELPGGVIQGDPQHRNALHLDGAAVLCDWDTVALGQPEWDLVTVEVHCRRFGYGKQHYKAFADAYGWDVTRLPDYRTLAAIRELRMITTNARKVRHAPGSLIEVQRRVEGLRRNDQLLEWNIL
- a CDS encoding transposase family protein yields the protein MVVHPAALDLPHALVEWVTILIVTREGDRRCKLRPSQRAMVALVYLREHTTLAKIAAGFGISESTAHAYTSTIVDLLAARAPGLLKTLREHEPDFVLLDGTLSECDRVGDGRADYSHKHRRHGVNVQVVTDPGGRLLWLSPALPGRTHDLTAARTHRIIRICERQGVPILADLAYQGAGPWLTTGIKRRPLQELTPTEKTLNQALAAARAPVERGVARLKSWRIFRRARCSPNRMTSIAKAVLTLERQR